The window cgtaagattatcttcttttttttttctttcttcaataaGTAGATAAAAACGTGTAACTATGAATTATTCTGatgataattagtttttaaactttactaAAGTAAATCAACTTGGTAATTAAAATAGTAAACATTCAATATTTTAGGAATcacttgaattattttatatttttatgtactATTTAAGAAAGAAGATAATAGTTTCTTAACGCAGAAAGAAGGAAATAGTTAGAGGATAAAAATAGTGGTTTATTCAATATAATATGggtatttttacattttacgttcaattataaaattaattatttatataaacaaattaattcaaaCGTGCAACTGTGCAACTACTGTTTTTATTatagcattaaatattttattatttctgttCTGTGAGAACCTAAGATGCAGGgggaaaacaatgaaaatcatgtgaatgcagttgaaaaatgttgttttggGGAGAAGACAGACATTACAATTTGCAACGGCTACATTGTTGTGTGTCGTTgtgtctctctctcttccttttttccttACACGGCAAATCCAAACCCAACAAAAGCTTTCAAAAGTGTTAGGTGTAAAGAAAGtaaagagagtgagagagagcaAAAGAAGCAAAGACCAACTAGTGTTAATTTTGCAATGGAATCTCAAACACTAtatgagaaagaagaagaagcactagtgttgaaaacaacaaaagtggTAGAGTATTTGGTGCCAAAGATGTCAATTGAGCTTCTGTGCAAGTTTCCAGACAACTCTGCCTATGACTTTGACTACTCTCAGAGCACAATCTGGTCCCCTTTGCTTCCAAGACCTTACAGTCCTATGGATTTGGATCTTATCACTCCAAAGAAGCTTTCCTATGACATGGGTTTGGGAGCTAAATGCAGTGTCAAGAAGGTGGGTTCTAAGCTTAGGAAGAAGTTCACTGCCTCTGCCTTCAATCTCAACCTTgatttcataaaaaagaatagCAAGAGTAAGAACAAGAAGTTGCCTTCTGATTTCTCTCCAACACCCTTTAAAGGTGCTTGCAACCCCATCTTGAacaaggtaattttttttttgtttttttgtttctgctttcttttttggtttgtggTTTCTGATTCCCATTTAGATTTCTggtacttttttttcctttctattttaTGAAGTCTGGGAAACATTATATTATAGAAATATGAATATGGGCATTGTTTTCTAAAAAgaggaaatgaaagaaaattagtaaaatgggatttgattgaaataaaaaaaaattaaacataatgtGAGTTTGATACATAATATATTCATAGATCTTATTTGTAATTAACAACTAATGAACTAACCGGTCAAGCTAACTAGCCAACTGACTATTTTTAACTAACTAATAACCTTTAACAAATGATTGATGTTGAAAGATTTGTTTGTGATATACATGGATGCCACCAAATTTGTTTCTCACTTTTCTGGTTCTGATTCTATCTGGGTTTctggaatttttattttgtttgtcgTGTTTTATGGAGGTTGATTTTTTTCCATCTCTCTTTAGAAATCTGAAATTCAGAATACAATATTGAGAAAACATCTTTTACTTCAATTTTGAGAAACATATATTACCTTTAAATCTTTCTGTTGAAATGATTTCCCATATACTTGCTGACTCTATCATACTGTTGAGATTGTTAGATAATGAAAGGGGTAAATGTTAAATGTTATTATGTATTGTACATTG of the Glycine max cultivar Williams 82 chromosome 13, Glycine_max_v4.0, whole genome shotgun sequence genome contains:
- the LOC100306545 gene encoding uncharacterized protein LOC100306545 translates to MESQTLYEKEEEALVLKTTKVVEYLVPKMSIELLCKFPDNSAYDFDYSQSTIWSPLLPRPYSPMDLDLITPKKLSYDMGLGAKCSVKKVGSKLRKKFTASAFNLNLDFIKKNSKSKNKKLPSDFSPTPFKGACNPILNKRWARALKAASKQFKKWKVKRRDPIAHVMLPRL